The Panicum hallii strain FIL2 chromosome 9, PHallii_v3.1, whole genome shotgun sequence genome has a window encoding:
- the LOC112874596 gene encoding putative pentatricopeptide repeat-containing protein At1g77010, mitochondrial, giving the protein MAVAVDVPSCIQLLRSCSAAAGRQLHQLLLKSGHVPSSLPPTNSVLLMYARSSPLHSRDAHLLFGEMPTRNCFSYNSLITALFKSGDLHGALRVFRSMPDRNTFSWNVVITGFTGAGDLDTAHNLLDEMPVKDAVACNAVLHKYVRCGRVDEAFALLKRIGPRCNAEMISSPWNDPFVLTTVVGACADRVKYDFGRQAHARMVVAKIEIDSVLGCTLIDMYCKCGDLDSARRVHDGLEHVDEFSLSALVHGYTSCGQLHEALCLVDKVENPRIALWNSLISGCVPAYHGDGAFVLFVRMLRSGMLPNSSTYAIVLNMCGFFGMLKPGQQTHGCALKGGAVNDLIAASALIDFYSKCSLWADACQAFSELRHYDTIVLNSMITVYSNCGRTDEARRVFDMIPSKSVISWNSMIVGFSQNGHALDAMELFCEMHRLGLRLDKVAIASVLSASSSICSISFGEQIFGLAIALGLQSDQIVASSLIDLYCKCGNLVNGCRIFDGIDNPDEVLWNSMLIGYASNGYGQEALELLKLMQSRGVKPSERTFVGVLSACCHSGLVEEGLRWFYQMKEDFGVNPSAEHYACVTDLLVRVGRLDEAVEFIENMPFKADALSWTSIIGGCKAQGNEALLHKLAKKLMETEVSPHSSLYVQLSSTLAAQGNWAKSAEIRSMMRDRRISKNAGCSWIDRA; this is encoded by the coding sequence ATGGCCGTCGCCGTCGACGTCCCCTCCTGCATCCAGCTCCTCCGctcctgcagcgccgccgccggccggcagcTCCACCAGCTTCTCCTCAAGTCCGGCCACGTGCCCTCCTCCCTCCCGCCCACCAACTCCGTCCTCCTCATGTACGCGCGCAGCTCCCCGCTTCACTCCCGCGACGCGCACCTCCTGTTCGGCGAAATGCCCACGAGGAACTGCTTCTCCTACAACTCCCTCATCACCGCCCTCTTTAAATCTGGAGACCTCCATGGGGCTCTCCGTGTGTTCCGCTCCATGCCCGACAGGAACACCTTCTCCTGGAACGTGGTGATTACCGGCTTCACCGGGGCTGGGGATCTTGACACGGCCCATAACCTGCTGGACGAAATGCCCGTGAAGGATGCCGTGGCTTGCAACGCTGTCTTGCATAAATATGTCCGGTGTGGCCGGGTGGACGAGGCATTTGctttactcaagaggattggtCCGCGGTGCAATGCTGAAATGATCTCCTCGCCCTGGAATGACCCCTTCGTGCTTACTACAGTTGTTGGCGCTTGTGCTGACCGGGTGAAGTATGATTTTGGGAGGCAAGCTCATGCCCGAATGGTGGTTGCCAAGATCGAAATCGATTCGGTATTGGGTTGCACATTGATTGACATGTACTGCAAGTGTGGGGATTTGGACTCTGCTCGCCGCGTCCATGATGGATTAGAACATGTTGATGAATTCTCACTGTCTGCTCTGGTCCATGGCTACACATCTTGTGGACAGTTACATGAGGCGTTATGCCTTGTTGACAAGGTGGAGAACCCCAGAATTGCACTATGGAATTCTCTTATCAGTGGTTGCGTGCCTGCTTACCATGGAGATGGTGCTTTTGTTCTTTTTGTAAGGATGTTGCGGTCAGGCATGTTGCCTAATTCTTCAACCTATGCCATTGTTCTGAATATGTGTGGGTTTTTTGGCATGCTGAAGCCTGGGCAGCAGACGCATGGGTGTGCTTTAAAGGGCGGGGCTGTCAATGACTTGATAGCAGCAAGCGCTCTCATTGACTTCTACTCAAAATGCAGCCTCTGGGCAGATGCCTGCCAAGCTTTTAGTGAGCTTAGGCATTATGACACCATTGTGCTCAACTCAATGATTACTGTATACTCGAACTGTGGACGAACAGATGAGGCTAGAAGAGTTTTTGATATGATCCCTAGCAAGAGTGTCATCTCATGGAATTCTATGATTGTTGGGTTCAGCCAAAATGGGCATGCTCTTGATGCAATGGAGCTGTTCTGTGAGATGCATCGGCTTGGCTTGCGGCTTGACAAGGTTGCTATAGCCAGTGTTTTGAGTGCATCAAGCAGCATCTGCTCTATAAGTTTTGGGGAGCAGATTTTTGGTCTTGCTATTGCACTTGGCCTGCAGTCTGACCAAATTGTAGCCTCCTCGCTCATTGACCTGTACTGCAAATGTGGCAACTTGGTCAATGGATGCAGGATCTTCGATGGAATTGATAATCCAGATGAAGTCTTGTGGAACTCAATGCTGATAGGTTATGCTTCTAATGGGTATGGACAGGAGGCACTGGAACTTCTAAAGTTAATGCAAAGCAGGGGTGTGAAACCAAGTGAACGGACCTTTGTTGGTGTCCTTTCTGCATGCTGCCATTCTGGACTTGTGGAAGAGGGACTGAGATGGTTTTACCAGATGAAGGAAGATTTTGGCGTGAATCCATCAGCTGAGCATTATGCATGTGTGACTGACCTGTTAGTCCGTGTAGGTCGACTGGATGAAGCAGTTGAGTTCATAGAGAACATGCCTTTCAAAGCTGATGCACTTAGTTGGACTTCTATTATTGGAGGGTGTAAAGCCCAGGGAAATGAGGCTCTGTTGCACAAGCTGGCAAAGAAACTGATGGAAACGGAAGTATCACCACATTCCAGTTTATATGTGCAGCTGTCAAGCACGCTCGCAGCTCAAGGGAATTGGGCCAAGTCAGCAGAGATTAGGAGTATGATGCGTGACAGAAGAATTTCAAAAAATGCTGGCTGCAGTTGGATTGACAGGGCATAG